The genomic DNA CCACCAGGGCGATCACCCAGGTCGGCAGACCGGCGATCTCCGGGTTGGCCAGCACGATGATGTCACGGTCCAAGGTAGTGAGCTCAGAGCCTTCCCAGCCCCACTCTTCCTCGGCCATCTGGGCAAACTCTTCGTTCGCATCGTTGTAGTACTGGATACGGCCGTCGTTGTTCTTGTCCTCGAACGCCAGCAGGCCGGTCTCACTCCAGCGCTCCATCCAGGCCGGCATCTCGTCGTAAGCCAGATGGGACTCTTCCTGACCAATGTTGTGACGGTCGGTGACCACGGTGTCGATCAGGTTCCACATGGCCATCGCACCCACGGCCGGGGCAGTGGTGTACAGAATGGCGATGAAGACCAGGGACCAGCCGGCGGACTTACGCGCGTCGCGGATACGCGGCACGGTGAAGAAGCGGATGATCACGTGCGGCAGACCGGCGGTACCGATCATCAGCGAGGCGGTGAGCAGGAACATGTTGAGCATGTTCATGCCGCCCTCAGTGGCCGAGTAGGCGGTGAAGCCCAGGTCCACCAGGGTCTGGTCCAGCGCCTCGAGCAGGTAGGTATCGGAACCCACCAGGGTGCTACCCAGGCCGATCTGCGGGATCGGCACACCGGTGATGGCGATGGCAATGAAGACCGCCGGCACGGTGTAGGCGAAGATCATCACGCAGTACTGGGCAATCTGGGTGTAGGTGATGCCCTTCATGCCGCCGAACACCGCGTACAGGAACACCACGAACATGCCGGAGATCAGACCCACGGTCAGGTCCACTTCCAGGATGTTCGAGAAGGCGATCCCGACACCGCGCATCTGGCCGATAACGTAGGTGATGGAGATGGCCAGCAGGCAGATAACCGCGATGACCCGCGCCGTCTTCGAGTAGAACCGGTCGCCGATGAACTCCGGCACCGTGAACTTACCGAACTTACGCAGGTAGGGGGCCAGCAGCAGGGCCATCAGCACGTAGCCGCCCGTCCAACCCATCAGGAAGGCGCCGCCCGTGAAGCCCAGGAAGGCGATAAGGCCGGCCATGGAGATGAAGCTCGCCGCGGACATCCAGTCCGCCGCGGTGGCCATGCCGTTGGCAACCGGGTTGATGCCCTTGCCAGCAACGTAGAACTCGCTGGTGCTACCGGTGCGGGCCCAGATCGCGATACCGATGTAGAGCGCGAACGTGAGACCCACCACGGTCAGGTTAAGTATCTGTTGAGATCCTTCCATTGTTATTCAGCCTCAGTCCTCGTAGACGTCGTATTCGCGATCAAGTTTGTTCATGCGCCATGCATAGAAGAAAATGATCACCAGGAAGGTATAGATGGAGCCCTGTTGCGCCACCCAGAACCCAAGCGGGTAGCCACCGATGCTGAAGTTGTTCAGCCAGTCGGCCAGCAGCACACCCAGACC from Alkalispirillum mobile includes the following:
- a CDS encoding DUF4212 domain-containing protein — its product is MSDSENQVTKDRGEYWRANLRIIGGCLVVWAVVGLGLGVLLADWLNNFSIGGYPLGFWVAQQGSIYTFLVIIFFYAWRMNKLDREYDVYED
- a CDS encoding sodium:solute symporter family protein, giving the protein MEGSQQILNLTVVGLTFALYIGIAIWARTGSTSEFYVAGKGINPVANGMATAADWMSAASFISMAGLIAFLGFTGGAFLMGWTGGYVLMALLLAPYLRKFGKFTVPEFIGDRFYSKTARVIAVICLLAISITYVIGQMRGVGIAFSNILEVDLTVGLISGMFVVFLYAVFGGMKGITYTQIAQYCVMIFAYTVPAVFIAIAITGVPIPQIGLGSTLVGSDTYLLEALDQTLVDLGFTAYSATEGGMNMLNMFLLTASLMIGTAGLPHVIIRFFTVPRIRDARKSAGWSLVFIAILYTTAPAVGAMAMWNLIDTVVTDRHNIGQEESHLAYDEMPAWMERWSETGLLAFEDKNNDGRIQYYNDANEEFAQMAEEEWGWEGSELTTLDRDIIVLANPEIAGLPTWVIALVAAGGIAAALSTAAGLLLAISSAISHDLLKGVFKPDISEKNEMLAARISMAVAIIFAGYLGLNPPGFAAEVVALAFGLAAASLFPVLMMGIFYRKMNREGAIAGMLAGLIVTLGYVFTYKGFLFFPQLALLPDTAEYWLFGINPGSFGVIGACVNAIVAFSVAKMTAPPPAEIQKLVESVRVPRAD